In Sphingopyxis sp. CCNWLW2, a single window of DNA contains:
- the trbE gene encoding conjugal transfer protein TrbE — translation MLNLAEYRPRADRLADHLPWAALVAPGIILNKDGSFQRSIAFRGPDLDSATEAELVAACARANNMLRRFGSGWALFFEAERVAAAGYPESDFPDAASWLVDAERRAAFDDKERQHFESHFHLTLVWMPPADQADSAGRALIERPGAATGARDWREALARFEAESLRAIDLMASFMPEVRALDASETLTYLHRAISPHRHRVRVPATPMYLDALLADTPLTGGLEPMLGNQYLRSLTILGFPSISRPGIFDALNGQDFAYRWTTRFIALDKADATAALTKLRRQWFNKRKSLSALLREVMYNQPAQLLDSDADNKVIDADAALQALGGDHVSFGYLTTTITVSDRNCARAEEKLRAAERIVHSLGFTAIRESVNAVEAWLSSLPGQTYANVRQPLVHSLNLAHLMPLSSVWAGPDWNRHLGGPPLLVAETGGSTPFRLSTHVGDVGHMMIAGPTGAGKSVLLALVALQFRRYAGAQLYIFDKGNSARAAVLAMGGRHHALGEGEDMLAFQPLRAIDRPEERSWAADWIASLVAHEGVAVTPDIKDAIWSALTSLASAPASERTLTGLSLLLQSNALKAALQPFTLEGPHGRLLDAAEEGLALGSVECFETEALMGQASVVEPVLSYLFHRLDARFDGRPTLLILDEAWIFLDNPLFAARIREWLKVLRKKNVAVIFATQSLADISNSSIAPAIIESCPQRILLPNDRAIEPQSRAAYAAFGLNEAQIELIARATPKRQYYLQSARGNRLFELGLGPVALALCGASDPATQARIDAILAEHGEADFASHFLRDAGLDWAADLLAGFPGLPTTDRPAPQEGDM, via the coding sequence ATGCTGAACCTTGCAGAATATCGCCCGCGCGCCGACCGGCTCGCCGATCACCTGCCATGGGCGGCGCTCGTCGCGCCCGGGATCATCCTCAACAAGGACGGGAGTTTCCAGCGCAGCATCGCCTTTCGTGGTCCCGACCTCGACAGCGCGACCGAGGCCGAACTCGTCGCCGCCTGCGCCCGCGCGAACAATATGCTGCGGCGCTTCGGATCGGGCTGGGCGCTCTTCTTCGAGGCCGAGCGCGTCGCCGCGGCGGGCTATCCCGAGAGCGACTTTCCCGACGCGGCCTCGTGGCTCGTCGATGCCGAACGGCGCGCCGCGTTCGACGACAAAGAGCGACAGCATTTCGAGAGCCATTTCCACCTGACGCTCGTCTGGATGCCGCCCGCCGACCAGGCCGACAGCGCCGGGCGCGCACTCATCGAACGTCCGGGCGCCGCGACCGGCGCGCGCGACTGGCGCGAGGCGCTCGCGCGCTTCGAGGCCGAGAGCCTGCGTGCGATCGACCTCATGGCGAGTTTCATGCCCGAGGTTCGCGCGCTCGATGCCAGCGAGACTCTGACCTATCTCCACCGCGCGATCTCGCCGCACCGCCACCGCGTCCGTGTACCCGCGACGCCGATGTATCTCGACGCACTGCTCGCCGACACGCCGCTGACGGGCGGGCTCGAGCCGATGCTCGGCAACCAATATCTGCGGTCGCTGACGATCCTCGGCTTTCCCTCGATCAGCCGCCCCGGCATCTTCGACGCGCTCAACGGACAGGATTTCGCGTACCGATGGACGACGCGCTTCATCGCGCTCGACAAGGCGGACGCGACCGCTGCGCTGACCAAGCTTCGCCGGCAATGGTTCAACAAGCGCAAGTCGCTCTCGGCGCTGCTCCGCGAGGTGATGTATAACCAGCCGGCGCAACTGCTCGACAGCGACGCCGACAACAAGGTCATCGACGCCGATGCCGCGCTCCAGGCGCTCGGCGGCGATCATGTCTCGTTCGGTTATCTGACGACGACGATCACTGTGTCCGATCGCAATTGCGCGCGCGCCGAGGAAAAGCTGCGTGCCGCCGAACGCATCGTCCACTCGCTCGGTTTCACCGCGATCCGCGAGAGCGTCAACGCGGTCGAAGCCTGGCTATCGAGCCTGCCGGGCCAGACCTATGCCAATGTCCGCCAGCCGCTCGTCCACAGCCTCAACCTCGCGCATCTGATGCCGCTCTCGTCGGTGTGGGCGGGACCCGACTGGAACCGCCATCTTGGCGGCCCGCCCCTACTGGTGGCCGAGACCGGCGGTTCGACGCCGTTCCGCCTCTCGACGCATGTCGGCGACGTCGGTCATATGATGATCGCCGGGCCGACGGGGGCAGGGAAGTCGGTGCTGCTCGCGCTCGTCGCATTGCAGTTCCGCCGTTACGCGGGCGCGCAGCTCTATATCTTCGACAAGGGCAATTCGGCGCGCGCCGCGGTGCTGGCGATGGGCGGGCGGCATCACGCGCTCGGCGAGGGCGAGGATATGCTCGCTTTCCAGCCGCTCCGCGCGATCGACCGGCCTGAGGAGCGAAGCTGGGCCGCCGACTGGATCGCGTCGCTCGTCGCGCACGAGGGCGTTGCGGTGACGCCCGATATCAAGGACGCGATCTGGTCGGCGCTGACAAGCCTCGCGAGCGCGCCGGCGTCGGAACGCACGCTCACCGGTCTGTCGCTGCTCCTCCAGTCGAATGCGCTGAAAGCGGCACTCCAGCCCTTCACGCTCGAAGGTCCGCACGGACGCCTGCTTGACGCCGCCGAGGAAGGGCTGGCGCTCGGATCGGTCGAATGTTTCGAAACCGAGGCGCTGATGGGGCAGGCGAGTGTGGTCGAACCAGTGCTCTCCTATCTCTTCCACCGGCTCGACGCGCGCTTCGACGGGCGGCCGACTTTGCTCATCCTCGACGAGGCCTGGATCTTTCTCGACAACCCGCTCTTCGCGGCGCGCATCCGCGAATGGCTGAAAGTGCTGAGAAAGAAGAATGTCGCGGTGATCTTCGCGACGCAAAGCCTCGCCGATATCTCGAACAGCAGCATCGCGCCCGCGATCATCGAAAGCTGCCCGCAGCGCATATTGCTCCCGAACGATCGCGCGATCGAGCCGCAGAGCCGCGCGGCCTATGCCGCCTTCGGGCTCAACGAGGCGCAGATCGAGCTGATCGCGCGCGCGACGCCGAAGCGCCAATATTATCTCCAGTCGGCGCGCGGCAACCGCCTCTTCGAGCTTGGTCTCGGACCCGTCGCGCTGGCGCTCTGCGGCGCGTCCGATCCGGCGACGCAAGCGCGGATCGACGCCATCCTCGCGGAGCATGGCGAAGCCGATTTCGCGTCGCATTTCCTTCGCGATGCCGGCCTCGACTGGGCCGCCGACCTGCTCGCCGGCTTTCCCGGCCTCCCCACGACCGATCGACCTGCCCCCCAAGAAGGAGACATGTGA
- the trbJ gene encoding P-type conjugative transfer protein TrbJ, translating to MKTLAHMLLAAAAIPALLLAVPPAAAMPVFDQANYSQNLLTAARTLKQIDQQIRQLQNEAQMLSNMDKHLRRVDFPELAKLKDNLARVEALMEKAEGVDFGVDQLDARMAALFPKDVSGLTRSASVAQAKARLEAAMASYRRTLAVQSRIAADVKEDAAVLAEVAARSSSAEGSLQAQQATNQLLALAAKQQMQLQQMMAAAYEADMLDRARAAQSAAEARERMRRFLGDGKAYTPIR from the coding sequence ATGAAGACGCTTGCCCATATGCTGCTCGCCGCCGCCGCCATTCCGGCGTTGCTGCTTGCCGTGCCACCCGCCGCTGCGATGCCGGTGTTCGATCAGGCGAATTACTCGCAGAACCTGCTCACCGCCGCGCGTACGCTCAAGCAGATCGACCAGCAAATCAGGCAGTTGCAAAACGAGGCGCAGATGCTCTCCAACATGGACAAGCATCTGAGGCGCGTCGATTTCCCCGAGCTCGCGAAGCTCAAGGACAATCTCGCGCGCGTCGAGGCGCTGATGGAGAAGGCCGAAGGCGTCGATTTCGGCGTCGACCAGCTCGACGCGCGCATGGCGGCGCTCTTCCCGAAGGACGTCTCCGGCCTGACCCGGTCAGCGAGCGTCGCGCAAGCCAAGGCTCGCCTCGAGGCGGCCATGGCGTCGTACCGCCGCACACTCGCAGTCCAGTCCAGGATCGCCGCCGACGTCAAGGAGGATGCCGCGGTGCTCGCCGAGGTCGCGGCGCGGAGTTCGAGTGCGGAGGGTAGCCTGCAGGCGCAACAGGCGACCAACCAGCTTCTCGCGCTCGCCGCCAAGCAGCAGATGCAGCTCCAGCAGATGATGGCGGCCGCCTATGAGGCCGACATGCTCGACCGCGCGCGCGCGGCGCAGAGCGCGGCCGAAGCGCGCGAGCGCATGCGCCGCTTCCTCGGGGACGGCAAGGCCTACACCCCGATCCGCTGA
- the trbL gene encoding P-type conjugative transfer protein TrbL, protein MDDLNVIDRFMEAFIRYIDSGFGLLGGDVAFLTSILIGIDITLAGLFWAMGGENDVIAKLLKKILYVGVFAFIIGNFGALSDIIFRSFAGLGITAGGGTISAEDLLKPGRLAGAGFEAAHPLIDQIKDMLGPIAFFENFLEIVVLLIAWVLTILAFFILAIQLFITLIEFKLTSLAGFALMPFALWNRTAFLAERVLGSIISSGVKVMVLGVIVGIGSGFFPDFLTTMAGSEPDVEEAMSLALGALALLGLGIYGPGIASGLVAGAPQLGAGAAVGTVAAAAGTMIVAGGAGIAAARAGGGAALGAVRAGTSMGAAASTSYKLGQETSGSQTVGAGLAGVATATKGAAVNAARRAGSSLGIADAAAAGRDAAWNAGNQSKSPASPPSNEHAAASAAPPAWATDLKADQRRRSARQTAAHVISDGSRGGSGASPDIAEKED, encoded by the coding sequence ATGGACGACCTCAATGTCATCGACCGCTTCATGGAAGCCTTCATCCGCTACATCGACAGCGGGTTCGGGCTGCTCGGCGGCGATGTCGCTTTCCTCACCAGCATATTGATCGGTATCGACATCACGCTCGCCGGACTCTTCTGGGCAATGGGCGGCGAGAATGACGTCATCGCGAAGCTGCTGAAGAAGATCCTCTATGTCGGCGTATTCGCCTTCATCATCGGTAACTTCGGGGCACTTTCGGATATTATCTTCCGCTCCTTCGCGGGGCTTGGCATCACTGCCGGCGGCGGCACGATCTCGGCCGAAGACCTTCTGAAGCCCGGACGACTTGCCGGTGCTGGGTTCGAGGCGGCGCATCCGCTCATCGACCAGATCAAGGACATGCTCGGGCCGATCGCCTTTTTCGAGAATTTTCTCGAGATCGTGGTGCTGCTGATCGCCTGGGTCCTCACGATCCTCGCCTTCTTCATCCTCGCAATCCAGCTCTTCATCACGCTGATCGAGTTCAAGCTGACGAGCCTCGCGGGCTTCGCGCTCATGCCCTTTGCCCTCTGGAACCGGACCGCCTTCCTCGCCGAACGCGTGCTCGGCAGCATCATCTCATCAGGCGTCAAGGTGATGGTGCTCGGCGTGATCGTCGGCATCGGCTCGGGCTTCTTTCCCGATTTTCTGACGACGATGGCGGGCTCCGAGCCCGACGTCGAGGAAGCGATGTCGCTCGCACTCGGTGCTTTGGCTCTGCTCGGGCTCGGTATCTACGGCCCCGGCATCGCATCGGGCCTCGTCGCGGGAGCACCGCAGCTGGGCGCAGGCGCCGCGGTCGGGACGGTCGCCGCAGCCGCAGGCACAATGATTGTCGCCGGCGGCGCCGGCATAGCCGCCGCACGCGCAGGCGGCGGTGCCGCGCTCGGCGCCGTCCGCGCCGGGACGTCGATGGGGGCGGCCGCATCGACGTCGTACAAGCTCGGGCAGGAAACCTCGGGATCGCAAACGGTCGGCGCCGGTCTCGCGGGCGTCGCAACCGCGACCAAGGGCGCGGCGGTCAATGCTGCGCGCCGCGCCGGCAGCTCGCTCGGGATCGCCGACGCGGCCGCTGCCGGGCGCGACGCCGCCTGGAACGCCGGAAACCAGAGCAAGAGCCCGGCTTCGCCGCCGTCGAACGAACATGCCGCCGCGTCGGCTGCACCGCCCGCGTGGGCGACCGACCTCAAGGCTGACCAGCGCCGTCGCTCGGCGCGGCAGACCGCCGCCCATGTGATTTCCGACGGGAGCCGCGGCGGCAGCGGCGCAAGCCCCGACATCGCCGAAAAGGAGGATTGA
- the trbF gene encoding conjugal transfer protein TrbF, giving the protein MKFRRPIQRYGRTPEPVTPYQRAGQAWDDRIGAARVQARNWRIMAFGGLLLSTGLAGGLVWQSVQSRVTPYVVEVDRLGEARSVAPAVADYNPTDPQIAWALGRFIANVRGISLDPVLMRENWLAAYDFAGERGALFLNEFARSSDPFAQVGTRSVSVEITSVVRASPRSWQVKWKESAYERGSLAATSRWTAMLTVAVKPPRSADVLRRNPLGLYVEAIDWSREYEREERAPAARSVPPPVDELLVDTPPVPATAEGALP; this is encoded by the coding sequence ATGAAGTTCAGACGACCTATTCAACGCTACGGGCGGACTCCCGAGCCTGTCACGCCCTATCAGCGCGCCGGCCAGGCGTGGGACGACCGGATCGGCGCCGCGCGCGTTCAGGCGCGAAACTGGCGGATCATGGCGTTCGGCGGGCTGCTGCTTTCGACCGGGCTCGCCGGCGGCCTGGTCTGGCAGTCGGTGCAGAGCCGCGTGACGCCCTATGTGGTCGAGGTCGACCGGCTCGGCGAGGCGCGCAGCGTTGCCCCCGCGGTGGCCGATTACAATCCGACTGACCCACAGATCGCATGGGCCCTCGGCCGTTTTATCGCGAATGTTCGCGGCATATCGCTCGATCCGGTGCTGATGCGCGAGAATTGGCTCGCCGCCTATGATTTCGCGGGCGAACGCGGCGCCCTGTTCCTCAACGAATTTGCCCGCAGCAGCGATCCCTTCGCGCAGGTCGGCACGCGCTCGGTCTCGGTCGAGATCACCAGCGTCGTGCGCGCCTCACCGCGATCGTGGCAGGTGAAGTGGAAGGAGAGCGCCTATGAGCGCGGCAGCCTCGCCGCGACTTCGCGCTGGACCGCAATGCTGACCGTTGCCGTCAAACCGCCGCGTTCCGCCGATGTCCTCCGCAGGAACCCGCTCGGTCTCTATGTCGAGGCCATCGACTGGAGCCGCGAATATGAGCGCGAGGAGCGGGCGCCTGCGGCCAGGAGCGTTCCGCCGCCGGTGGACGAACTGCTCGTCGATACCCCTCCCGTTCCCGCAACCGCCGAAGGAGCCCTGCCATGA
- the trbG gene encoding P-type conjugative transfer protein TrbG produces MICFRPILAAAGAAVLSSSASAGPGPVERVRAAAAAAVKEPRTQDYRGAIQTYAYVEGGVYRLVTAPEHVTDIALQPGEALVAVAAGDTARWTVGDTTSGAGDERRVHIMIKPLAPGLATNLIITTDRRVYHLALASTARTAMAAVSWTYPHDSLLAIERAATATRAAIEARPAVDPVRLDFGYRISGDKPAWRPLRAFDDGRQVYIEFPATLGQGEAPPLFVTGEAKTPELVNYRVNGRFYVVDRLFDRAELRHGTKRQTVVRIVRTRPGASR; encoded by the coding sequence ATGATCTGCTTTCGCCCGATCCTTGCCGCCGCCGGTGCGGCAGTCCTGAGCTCATCCGCCAGCGCCGGACCCGGACCGGTCGAGCGTGTCCGTGCGGCGGCGGCCGCAGCAGTCAAGGAGCCGCGTACGCAGGACTACCGCGGCGCGATCCAGACCTATGCTTATGTCGAAGGCGGGGTCTACCGCCTCGTCACCGCGCCCGAGCATGTTACCGACATCGCGCTTCAGCCGGGCGAAGCGCTCGTCGCGGTCGCGGCGGGCGATACCGCGCGCTGGACGGTCGGCGATACGACGAGCGGGGCGGGGGATGAGCGTCGCGTCCATATCATGATCAAGCCCCTCGCGCCCGGCCTCGCCACCAATCTCATCATCACGACCGACCGGCGCGTCTATCACCTCGCGCTCGCGAGCACCGCGCGCACGGCGATGGCGGCGGTCTCCTGGACCTATCCGCACGACAGTCTTCTCGCGATCGAGCGCGCCGCAACTGCAACGCGCGCGGCGATTGAGGCGCGTCCGGCGGTCGACCCGGTCCGTCTCGACTTCGGGTATAGGATCAGTGGCGACAAGCCCGCCTGGCGTCCCTTGCGCGCCTTCGACGACGGACGGCAGGTCTATATCGAGTTCCCCGCGACATTAGGGCAGGGCGAGGCGCCGCCGCTGTTCGTGACCGGCGAGGCGAAAACCCCCGAACTGGTCAACTACCGCGTCAACGGGCGCTTTTATGTTGTCGACCGCCTCTTCGACCGCGCCGAGCTCCGCCATGGGACGAAGCGCCAGACAGTCGTCCGCATCGTTCGCACGCGGCCCGGAGCGAGCCGGTGA
- a CDS encoding TrbI/VirB10 family protein: MSASDMPVRDDREDAPPKVGVEPPDPAPDGSAPSPPKVDPESLVLRGSPRRVVRFRRELIIGIAAVGALAIAATAWIALSPTSFKLAASGDEMFEAREARSPEALAAAPGSYDAIPKLGPPLPGDLGRPILAHQRKLAGEGEAMPADPAADAAAAAREKALADRAAARQSAVLMSLGGRGGAADFLGVGTASVSAKPGEAVPAAAGIGPATGSAAAAGATEVSAYRIQPPASPWIVSSGSIIAANLVTGLDSDLPGIVVAQISENVYDSITGRTLLIPQGARLLGRYESNIAFGQRRAFVVWQRIIWPDGSSLTLDNAPASDAAGYAGLADKVDFHSWALLKGVGLATLLGVGTELGFGSDESELVRAMRESAQTNGARAGDRIVERNLDIPPTIRVRPGWPFRVIVHRDLILAPWRP; encoded by the coding sequence GTGAGCGCGTCGGACATGCCGGTGCGCGATGACAGGGAGGACGCGCCGCCGAAGGTTGGAGTTGAACCGCCTGATCCGGCTCCCGACGGTTCCGCGCCGTCGCCACCCAAGGTCGATCCCGAGAGCCTCGTCCTGCGCGGAAGCCCGCGCCGCGTCGTCCGCTTCCGGCGCGAGTTGATCATCGGCATTGCCGCCGTCGGCGCGCTGGCGATCGCAGCGACCGCCTGGATCGCGCTCAGCCCCACGTCGTTCAAGCTTGCCGCGAGTGGCGACGAGATGTTCGAAGCAAGGGAGGCCCGCTCGCCCGAGGCGCTCGCCGCTGCGCCGGGTAGCTATGATGCGATCCCGAAGCTTGGCCCGCCGCTACCCGGAGACCTTGGGCGCCCGATCCTCGCGCATCAGCGCAAGCTGGCAGGGGAAGGCGAGGCGATGCCTGCCGATCCCGCCGCAGATGCGGCCGCCGCCGCCCGCGAAAAGGCCTTGGCGGACCGGGCGGCGGCGCGCCAATCTGCGGTGCTGATGTCGCTCGGCGGTCGTGGCGGGGCGGCCGACTTTTTGGGCGTTGGCACAGCATCGGTGTCTGCGAAGCCAGGCGAGGCGGTTCCGGCGGCCGCGGGCATTGGTCCGGCGACCGGCAGTGCGGCGGCCGCTGGCGCCACGGAGGTCAGCGCGTACCGGATCCAGCCTCCGGCCTCGCCGTGGATCGTGAGCAGCGGCAGCATCATCGCGGCGAACCTCGTGACCGGGCTCGACAGTGACCTGCCCGGCATCGTCGTCGCGCAGATCAGTGAGAATGTTTATGACAGCATCACCGGACGCACGCTCCTCATTCCGCAGGGCGCGCGGCTTCTCGGGCGTTACGAAAGCAATATTGCCTTCGGCCAGCGCCGCGCCTTTGTCGTTTGGCAGCGCATCATCTGGCCCGACGGATCGTCACTGACGCTCGACAACGCGCCCGCGAGCGATGCCGCGGGATATGCCGGGCTTGCAGACAAGGTCGACTTTCACAGCTGGGCTTTGCTCAAGGGCGTCGGTCTCGCGACGCTGCTCGGTGTCGGTACCGAGCTCGGCTTCGGGAGCGACGAGAGCGAGCTTGTCCGCGCGATGCGCGAGTCCGCACAGACCAACGGCGCCCGCGCGGGCGACCGCATTGTCGAGCGGAACCTCGACATCCCGCCGACCATCCGCGTCCGGCCCGGCTGGCCGTTCCGTGTGATCGTCCACCGCGATCTCATCCTCGCGCCGTGGAGGCCATGA
- a CDS encoding DUF2274 domain-containing protein, which produces MPDIKLAKIPDRKPVKLVVEMLPDLEQALADYADVYASTYGQREKPSDLVPYMLWSFLEGDRAFMRSRSKS; this is translated from the coding sequence ATGCCCGATATCAAACTCGCTAAGATCCCCGATCGCAAGCCCGTGAAGCTCGTCGTCGAGATGCTGCCCGACCTCGAACAAGCGCTCGCGGATTACGCCGACGTATATGCGTCCACATATGGGCAACGCGAGAAGCCGAGCGATCTTGTTCCCTACATGCTGTGGTCATTTCTTGAAGGCGACCGCGCTTTCATGCGCTCCCGTTCGAAGTCATGA
- a CDS encoding helix-turn-helix domain-containing protein has protein sequence MSIISAQEMFGDLPVEPICVRVSVAVKLTGISRSTLYELIADGELEVSKVGRSTFIRYESLKRLFERQ, from the coding sequence ATGTCAATCATCTCGGCGCAGGAGATGTTCGGGGACTTGCCGGTGGAACCGATTTGCGTGCGTGTTTCGGTGGCGGTGAAGCTGACAGGCATTAGCCGGTCTACCCTCTACGAACTCATTGCAGACGGCGAGCTCGAAGTGTCGAAAGTCGGTCGGTCGACCTTCATTCGCTACGAGAGTCTCAAGCGCCTTTTCGAGCGACAATAG
- a CDS encoding FKBP-type peptidyl-prolyl cis-trans isomerase, whose product MHISSLNRLLAAAALGSCIPASATAQQGETPSTRSTAYLNKQMAALAERHGADGWRMTPSGLRWRRIAGDGSGIHPGPADNVTVHYVGTFADGREFDSSVRRGEPTSFPLNRVIDGWQEGVQLMGVGDKVEFAIPWQLAYGPVGKGPIPGGATLLFTVELLGVEPAG is encoded by the coding sequence ATGCACATATCGTCTTTGAACCGGCTGCTCGCGGCGGCCGCACTGGGCAGCTGCATTCCGGCGTCCGCCACCGCCCAGCAGGGCGAAACGCCGTCCACCCGGAGCACCGCCTATCTCAACAAGCAGATGGCGGCACTCGCCGAACGTCACGGCGCCGACGGCTGGCGCATGACGCCTAGCGGACTGCGCTGGCGCCGGATCGCGGGCGATGGCAGCGGCATACACCCCGGCCCGGCCGATAATGTCACCGTCCATTATGTCGGCACCTTCGCCGACGGCCGCGAGTTCGACAGCTCGGTCCGGCGCGGCGAACCGACGAGCTTTCCGCTCAACCGTGTGATCGACGGCTGGCAGGAAGGCGTGCAGTTGATGGGCGTCGGCGACAAGGTCGAATTCGCGATCCCCTGGCAGCTCGCCTACGGCCCCGTCGGCAAGGGCCCGATCCCCGGCGGCGCGACCTTGCTGTTCACGGTCGAGTTGCTCGGCGTCGAACCGGCCGGATAA
- a CDS encoding DUF1328 domain-containing protein gives MFKWALIFAVIALVAAVLGFGGVAGTAAGIAKILFFVGLALVVLFLILGSAAARKIT, from the coding sequence ATGTTTAAATGGGCTTTGATCTTTGCAGTGATCGCGCTCGTCGCGGCCGTTCTCGGCTTCGGCGGCGTTGCAGGCACCGCGGCGGGGATTGCCAAGATCCTGTTCTTCGTCGGCCTTGCGCTCGTTGTCCTGTTCCTGATCCTCGGATCGGCTGCGGCGCGGAAGATCACATAA